Proteins found in one Nostoc sp. NIES-3756 genomic segment:
- the cas12k gene encoding type V CRISPR-associated protein Cas12k (Type V-K CRISPR systems have also been known as with the large Cas12k protein, has also been known as type V-U5, and Cas12k as C2c5.): protein MSVITIQCRLVAEEDTLRQVWELMTDKNTPLVNELLAQVGKHPEFETWLEKGKIPTEFLKTLVNSLKNQERFSDQPGRFYTSAIALVDYVYKSWFALQKRRKRQIEGKERWLIILKSDLQLEQESQCSLNVIRTEANEILAKFTPQSDQNKNQRKSKRTRKSAKLQTPSLFQNLLNTYEQTQETLTRCAIAYLLKNNCQISERDEDPEEFNRNRRKKEIEIERLKDQLQSRIPKGRDLTGEEWLKTLEIATTNVPQNENEAKAWQAALLRKPADVPFPVAYESNEDMTWLQNDKGRLFVRFNGLGKLTFEIYCDKRHLHYFKRFLEDQELKRNSKNQHSSSLFTLRSGRIAWSLGEEKGEPWKVNKLHLYCTLDTRMWTIEGTQQVVSEKTTKITETLNQAKRKDVLNDKQQAFVTRQQSTLDRINNPFPRPSKPNYQGQPSILVGVSFGLEKPVTLAVVDVIKNEVLAYRTVKQLLGKNYNLLNRQRQQQQRLSHERHKVQKRNAPNSFGESELGQYVDRLLADAIIAIAKTYQAGSIVIPKLRDMREQISSEIQSRAEKKCPGYKEVQQKYAKEYRMSVHRWGYGRLIESIKSQAAKAGIFTEIGTQPIRGSPQEKARDLAVFAYQERQAALI, encoded by the coding sequence ATGAGCGTTATTACAATTCAATGTCGCTTGGTTGCTGAAGAAGACACCCTCCGACAAGTGTGGGAACTGATGACTGACAAAAATACACCACTTGTCAATGAACTACTGGCACAGGTAGGAAAACACCCAGAATTTGAAACTTGGCTAGAAAAAGGTAAAATCCCTACCGAATTCCTCAAAACTCTTGTTAACTCCCTCAAAAATCAAGAGCGTTTTTCTGATCAACCTGGGCGCTTTTACACCTCAGCGATCGCTCTAGTAGATTATGTATATAAATCCTGGTTCGCTTTACAAAAACGAAGAAAGCGGCAAATAGAAGGTAAAGAACGTTGGCTCATAATCCTCAAAAGTGATCTACAACTCGAACAAGAAAGCCAATGTAGCTTAAACGTAATTCGTACTGAAGCTAACGAAATTCTTGCCAAATTTACCCCCCAGTCTGACCAGAATAAAAACCAGAGAAAGAGCAAAAGAACTAGAAAATCTGCAAAGTTACAAACACCTTCACTTTTTCAAAATCTTTTAAACACTTACGAACAAACACAAGAGACTCTTACTCGTTGTGCGATCGCATATCTACTCAAAAATAACTGTCAAATCAGCGAACGCGACGAAGACCCAGAAGAATTTAATAGAAATAGACGCAAAAAGGAAATAGAAATTGAGCGATTAAAAGACCAACTGCAAAGTCGCATACCTAAAGGTAGAGATTTAACAGGAGAAGAGTGGTTAAAAACTTTAGAAATTGCTACAACCAATGTACCTCAAAATGAAAATGAGGCAAAAGCTTGGCAAGCAGCACTATTAAGAAAACCTGCTGATGTCCCTTTTCCTGTGGCTTACGAATCTAACGAAGATATGACATGGTTGCAAAATGACAAAGGTCGTCTCTTTGTTCGATTCAATGGCTTGGGAAAACTAACCTTTGAGATTTACTGTGATAAGCGTCATCTGCACTACTTTAAACGCTTCCTAGAAGATCAAGAACTTAAACGCAATAGTAAAAACCAACACTCAAGCAGTTTGTTTACTCTGCGTTCAGGAAGGATTGCTTGGTCGCTAGGAGAAGAAAAAGGTGAACCCTGGAAAGTAAATAAACTGCATCTTTACTGTACTTTAGATACTCGAATGTGGACTATTGAAGGAACTCAACAGGTCGTAAGCGAGAAAACTACAAAAATTACCGAAACGCTAAATCAAGCAAAACGGAAAGATGTCCTCAACGATAAACAACAAGCTTTTGTCACTCGTCAGCAATCCACGCTAGATCGAATTAATAATCCCTTCCCTCGTCCCAGCAAGCCTAATTATCAAGGACAACCCTCAATCCTAGTTGGTGTTAGTTTTGGTCTAGAAAAGCCAGTAACACTAGCTGTAGTGGATGTTATTAAAAATGAAGTTCTAGCTTATCGCACTGTCAAACAACTACTTGGCAAAAACTACAACCTTCTCAACCGCCAGCGACAACAACAGCAACGCCTATCTCACGAACGCCACAAAGTTCAGAAACGAAATGCGCCAAACTCTTTTGGTGAATCAGAGTTAGGACAATATGTAGATAGATTATTGGCAGATGCAATTATTGCGATCGCTAAAACCTATCAAGCAGGCAGTATAGTTATTCCAAAACTCCGCGATATGCGTGAGCAAATCAGTAGTGAAATCCAATCCAGAGCAGAGAAGAAATGCCCAGGTTACAAGGAAGTTCAACAAAAATACGCCAAAGAATACCGGATGAGTGTTCATCGCTGGGGTTACGGCCGATTAATTGAGAGTATTAAATCCCAAGCTGCAAAAGCCGGAATTTTTACTGAAATTGGTACACAGCCAATCAGAGGCAGTCCCCAAGAAAAAGCGCGAGATTTAGCCGTCTTCGCATATCAGGAACGCCAAGCCGCTTTAATTTAA
- the hsdR gene encoding EcoAI/FtnUII family type I restriction enzme subunit R produces the protein MSNEANTCRKYVEPKLRDAGWEQEPHDYTEQYYFTDGKIRPKNKRQPRGKRKFADYLLLYNGFPLAVVEAKRKYETPDEGLEQAIAYAQILDVKFAYSTNGEGIVEYDFITGKQSNVMDSFPSPDQLWQRLTGEGKEQIREDIAEKLLTPFYPTPDKPLRYYQRNAINAVLAAIFKGQKRLLLTLATGTGKTTVAFQIAWKLSSLEWNASGEPRSPRILFLADRNVLVDDPMNKDFSAFNEEKIHKIQGEVKKGRDLYFAIYQAIGDREDSFGLYREYSPDYFDLIIVDECHRGSARDESNWRQILEHFEPAYQFGLTATPLRDDNVDTYRYFGNPLYTYSLKQGIDDGFLAPYRVYRVLTRSDREGWRPSAGQIDRYGRTIPNEVYLTPDFEQKLVREARTKAIAQHISDFLKSSDRCAKTIVFCVDEPHVKAMIKELRNLNSDITRTNPDYITRITSDAGDVGKGHLYKFKDVLNETHIIAVTARLLTTGVDVPTCKNVVLARVIRSMTDFKQIIGRGTRVREERGKLSFNILDYTNSTVLFEDRDFDGEPALINESEMDDQGEILSEHEEELESTDLEDEADDLEDDDDKSGFWGLPDDDDAPPRKYYADGGSEEIVEERIYDLNPDNQLRLSRLIDYTREQVRILYRSTMEIQQRWADPVQRSEIIELLADRGIDFDELKQVTNLPEADPFDLLCHIAFDAPALTCKQRAERLRRRKADFFEQYEEDARAILEILLDKYAEKGVEEFNIPTTFKANREFDKYGNVAEIAQRFGGVTQLREAVNQLQEYLYSA, from the coding sequence ATGAGCAATGAAGCTAATACTTGCCGTAAGTATGTTGAACCCAAATTAAGAGATGCGGGTTGGGAGCAAGAACCACACGATTATACTGAGCAGTATTACTTCACTGATGGCAAGATTCGCCCCAAAAACAAGCGACAGCCTCGTGGTAAACGGAAATTTGCTGATTATTTACTACTGTATAACGGGTTTCCCTTAGCAGTAGTAGAGGCAAAAAGGAAATATGAAACTCCTGATGAGGGACTGGAACAGGCGATCGCCTATGCTCAAATTCTTGACGTGAAGTTTGCTTACTCTACTAATGGTGAAGGGATTGTGGAGTATGACTTCATCACGGGTAAGCAGTCTAATGTGATGGACTCATTCCCTAGTCCTGATCAACTTTGGCAACGGTTAACAGGGGAAGGTAAAGAGCAAATTAGAGAGGACATAGCCGAAAAACTGCTAACTCCCTTTTACCCAACGCCAGATAAACCACTGCGTTATTATCAACGGAACGCCATTAATGCAGTACTAGCGGCAATTTTTAAAGGTCAAAAGCGTCTACTTCTGACATTGGCGACGGGAACAGGTAAAACTACTGTTGCTTTCCAAATTGCTTGGAAACTCTCAAGTTTGGAGTGGAATGCTTCTGGGGAACCTCGTTCGCCTCGCATTTTGTTTTTGGCAGATCGGAATGTGCTGGTAGATGACCCGATGAATAAGGATTTTTCTGCCTTTAATGAAGAGAAAATTCACAAAATTCAGGGAGAAGTGAAAAAAGGACGTGACCTTTACTTTGCAATTTATCAAGCTATTGGTGATAGAGAAGATAGCTTTGGGCTTTACAGAGAATATAGTCCTGATTATTTTGACTTGATTATTGTTGATGAATGCCACCGAGGTAGTGCTAGAGATGAAAGTAACTGGCGACAAATTCTAGAACATTTTGAACCTGCGTATCAGTTCGGATTGACAGCGACACCGCTACGGGACGATAACGTTGATACCTATCGCTACTTTGGCAATCCCCTTTACACCTATTCTCTCAAACAAGGGATTGATGATGGTTTCTTAGCTCCCTACCGAGTTTATCGGGTTCTTACCCGTTCTGATCGCGAAGGATGGCGACCTAGTGCTGGACAAATTGACCGTTATGGAAGAACGATTCCTAATGAAGTTTATCTGACACCGGACTTTGAGCAGAAATTGGTGAGAGAAGCGCGGACAAAGGCAATCGCCCAACATATTAGTGATTTTCTCAAAAGCAGCGATCGCTGTGCTAAAACCATTGTCTTTTGTGTCGATGAACCGCACGTTAAGGCAATGATTAAGGAATTACGCAACCTCAACAGCGACATCACCAGAACAAATCCTGATTACATAACTCGCATTACTTCTGATGCTGGTGATGTGGGTAAGGGACATCTCTACAAATTCAAAGATGTCTTAAATGAAACTCATATTATTGCTGTAACTGCTAGGTTACTAACAACAGGGGTAGATGTTCCCACCTGTAAAAATGTTGTGCTTGCCCGTGTTATTCGTTCAATGACAGACTTTAAGCAGATTATTGGACGGGGAACTCGTGTGCGAGAAGAACGGGGTAAGCTGTCTTTTAATATACTGGATTACACCAATAGCACAGTATTGTTTGAGGATAGAGATTTTGACGGAGAACCCGCCCTCATTAATGAATCAGAGATGGATGATCAGGGTGAAATTCTCTCTGAACATGAGGAGGAACTGGAATCAACAGATTTAGAAGACGAAGCAGACGACTTGGAAGATGATGACGACAAGTCTGGGTTTTGGGGACTCCCAGATGATGATGATGCACCACCTCGGAAATATTACGCTGACGGGGGAAGTGAAGAAATTGTTGAAGAAAGAATTTATGATTTAAACCCAGACAATCAACTGCGTTTGTCTCGATTAATTGACTACACCAGAGAACAAGTCCGCATCCTGTATCGTTCCACTATGGAAATACAGCAACGCTGGGCAGATCCAGTACAGCGTTCCGAGATTATTGAGTTGTTGGCAGATCGGGGAATTGATTTTGATGAGTTAAAACAAGTTACTAATCTTCCCGAAGCAGACCCTTTTGATTTACTATGTCATATTGCCTTTGATGCTCCTGCACTGACTTGCAAGCAACGGGCTGAAAGGTTGCGACGACGCAAGGCTGATTTTTTTGAGCAATATGAGGAGGATGCTAGGGCAATTTTAGAAATACTTTTGGACAAGTATGCAGAAAAAGGAGTTGAGGAGTTTAATATTCCAACTACATTTAAAGCTAACCGCGAGTTTGATAAGTATGGCAACGTGGCAGAAATTGCTCAACGGTTTGGTGGAGTTACGCAACTTCGGGAGGCAGTGAATCAACTTCAGGAATATCTGTACAGTGCATAA
- a CDS encoding HAD family hydrolase produces MSLKAILFDFNGVIINDERIHLELIDEILLQENLQPQKVQERQASLGRSDRACFQELLANRGRVVSQDYLTQLFNRKAQAYALELEKLDKLPIYPGVEDLIYQVRSRNLKLGIVSGALRTEIDLVLNRANLAEYFQIIVAGDDITTSKPQPDGYLLAVERLNQQYPELNLQPQECLAIEDTPAGIGAAKRAQMQVLGVANTYPFHMLQRCCNWTVDYLSELELERVQEVFSGNKSQPSLTEC; encoded by the coding sequence ATGAGTTTAAAGGCAATTCTGTTTGATTTTAATGGCGTAATCATTAACGATGAGCGCATCCACCTAGAATTAATAGATGAGATTCTCTTGCAAGAAAATCTCCAACCCCAGAAAGTGCAAGAGCGTCAAGCTTCTTTAGGACGTAGCGATCGCGCTTGTTTTCAAGAATTACTCGCCAATCGTGGTAGAGTTGTCAGCCAAGACTATTTAACACAGTTATTCAACCGCAAAGCCCAAGCCTACGCGCTGGAGTTGGAGAAATTAGATAAACTGCCGATATATCCTGGTGTGGAAGATTTGATCTATCAGGTGCGATCGCGTAATCTGAAACTAGGCATAGTCAGTGGTGCGCTACGTACAGAAATTGATTTGGTACTCAACCGCGCCAATCTAGCCGAATATTTTCAAATTATCGTCGCAGGCGATGATATTACTACTAGTAAACCCCAACCGGACGGCTACTTGTTGGCAGTAGAACGCCTAAATCAACAATATCCTGAATTAAATCTTCAACCCCAAGAGTGCTTGGCAATTGAAGACACCCCAGCAGGTATTGGAGCCGCCAAACGAGCGCAAATGCAGGTTTTGGGTGTAGCGAATACCTACCCCTTCCATATGCTGCAACGCTGCTGTAACTGGACTGTGGATTATCTGAGCGAATTAGAACTAGAGCGAGTACAAGAAGTTTTTTCTGGCAACAAATCTCAGCCATCCCTAACTGAATGTTAA
- a CDS encoding GmrSD restriction endonuclease domain-containing protein, whose protein sequence is MAEHQMNSISTFDITKYFLLDVLKDIKTGRIQLPDFQRDWVWDDAHVRRLLASVSLAYPIGAVMMLQQSIQSRQFKPRLVDGVLQPENYAPILLILDGQQRLTTMFMVFLSEQPVIIKDQKNQKMIKKWYYLDIEKCLNPECDRRNAIIALPESKIARIFTGGLIDCSTPEKEYQALLFPLSKVFCFSEWRSKFSKYWQYNPQKLELIDTLELEVLKKFEHYQIPVIQLRDSLPKEAVCQVFEDTNTSGCDLNYFDLMSSSYCSANFSLRDDWKQRENRFQPLKVLRKLRSTDFVQAVTLMAGYAKRIEAIKKGWNIDKLPGINCDRAEVLKLTKEEYQKWADPISRGFEESARFLHSQKIFDADDLAYPIQLVILSTIFTILGERSRSSHIRSMLERWLWCGMFGEVYTRWYEARAGRDVIEVPDWLAGGSIPLTIVQADFSFDRLVSVRKRYGAVYQGLAALLRCEGAIDWCTGEEINDVIYFEEQIDSHHIFPVAWCRKKGIDPKNYNCLINRTPLSAKTNKKIGSKAPSLYLEDFELSGTSAKRLDEILRSHAISPKTLRRDDFEAFFQMRANNLLTLIGKAMGKTLSFESSEDFVQDCHNGNGREYKLHPEIITNY, encoded by the coding sequence ATGGCAGAACACCAAATGAACTCAATCTCTACCTTTGACATTACTAAGTATTTTCTCCTTGATGTCCTCAAAGATATTAAAACTGGACGCATCCAACTTCCAGATTTTCAAAGAGATTGGGTTTGGGATGATGCCCATGTGCGTCGTTTACTTGCCAGCGTATCTCTTGCTTATCCCATTGGTGCAGTCATGATGCTTCAACAAAGCATTCAAAGCCGACAATTCAAACCCCGTCTAGTTGATGGGGTATTACAACCAGAAAATTATGCGCCAATATTATTAATCCTTGATGGACAGCAACGTCTAACAACCATGTTCATGGTGTTCCTATCTGAACAACCTGTCATCATTAAAGACCAAAAAAACCAAAAAATGATTAAAAAGTGGTACTACCTGGATATTGAAAAATGCCTCAACCCAGAATGTGATCGCCGTAATGCGATCATTGCCTTACCTGAATCCAAAATTGCGCGAATCTTCACGGGTGGTTTGATTGACTGTTCGACTCCCGAAAAAGAGTATCAGGCTCTATTGTTTCCTTTATCCAAAGTCTTCTGTTTTTCTGAATGGCGTAGTAAATTTTCTAAGTATTGGCAGTACAACCCTCAAAAACTGGAACTAATTGACACTTTAGAACTAGAAGTTCTCAAAAAATTTGAGCATTATCAAATACCTGTTATTCAACTGCGGGACTCTCTACCAAAAGAAGCAGTTTGCCAAGTATTTGAAGATACAAATACTTCTGGCTGTGACCTCAATTATTTTGACTTAATGAGTTCCAGCTATTGCAGTGCTAACTTCAGTTTGAGAGATGATTGGAAACAGCGCGAAAATCGCTTCCAACCCTTAAAAGTATTGCGTAAGCTCCGCAGCACTGATTTTGTACAAGCCGTTACGTTAATGGCTGGTTACGCCAAGAGGATAGAAGCTATAAAAAAAGGCTGGAATATCGATAAACTACCAGGTATTAATTGCGATCGCGCTGAAGTTCTCAAACTCACCAAAGAAGAATACCAAAAATGGGCTGATCCAATTTCTAGAGGTTTTGAAGAATCTGCTCGTTTCCTTCATAGTCAAAAAATCTTTGACGCAGATGATTTAGCTTACCCCATTCAATTAGTTATTCTAAGTACCATTTTTACCATTCTCGGAGAGCGTTCCCGTTCTTCTCATATACGTTCTATGCTAGAGCGCTGGCTATGGTGTGGGATGTTTGGTGAAGTATATACACGTTGGTATGAGGCACGAGCCGGGCGAGACGTTATAGAAGTACCAGATTGGTTAGCAGGTGGCTCAATACCGCTTACCATTGTGCAAGCAGATTTTTCTTTTGATAGGTTGGTTAGCGTTAGAAAACGTTACGGAGCAGTCTATCAGGGATTAGCTGCTTTACTACGATGTGAGGGGGCAATTGATTGGTGTACTGGGGAAGAAATCAATGATGTGATTTATTTTGAAGAACAGATAGATTCGCATCATATCTTCCCTGTGGCATGGTGTCGCAAAAAAGGCATTGACCCCAAAAACTATAACTGTTTGATTAACCGTACACCTTTAAGTGCCAAAACAAACAAAAAAATTGGAAGTAAAGCGCCTTCCCTTTACTTAGAGGATTTTGAACTTTCTGGGACATCAGCTAAAAGACTTGATGAAATATTGCGATCGCACGCTATATCTCCAAAAACTTTGCGGCGAGATGACTTTGAAGCCTTTTTCCAGATGCGAGCAAATAACTTGCTAACACTAATTGGAAAGGCAATGGGCAAAACTTTAAGTTTTGAATCCTCAGAGGATTTTGTTCAAGATTGTCATAACGGGAATGGCAGAGAGTACAAGTTGCATCCCGAAATTATCACTAACTATTAA